The genomic region GCTGCTTTTAAGTCACTTAAATTGATTTAGAAATTAGCAAAATTCAAGAAAAAACCAAAGTCCCAATTCCCTTCTTCCCCAACCCCCAACTCCCAATTCCCTTCCTCCCCAACCCCCAACTCCTAACTCCCAATTCCCTTCTTCTCCCCACCCTCTTCTCAGCGCTTCCCGACGGTGTTGGCAAAGGCGGGTCTTTCTGAGAGGCGCTTCACATAATTACCGATGGCTGGATAGTCGCTGTAGTCGATTTTCAGCATAATTGGGAAGAAGGCGAGTAAGGCTCCTAGGGCGACATCAGCGACGCTGAAGCGATCGCCTAAAAGAAAGGGCTGTTGCTCCAACATTTGGTTGAGGGGGCCGAACAGTTGAGTCATGGCGCGATCGCGACTGGCTTCCCCGACAATAGCCGGCCCTAATGTGGCGTTAGCAAACATCACCCACTGGAGAACCTGCGATCGCGTTTCTAAATCTTCCGGTAAGTCACCGTGCTTTTCGGCGAGGTAGAGCAAAATTGCACCCGACTCCCACAGCTTAAAATCGCCATCAGCGATCGCGGGAACCTTCCCCATCGGGTTAATCGCTAAAAACTCCGGCTGCTGCTGTTCTCCAGCCCTTAAATTGACGGCAACTGACTCGTAGGGAACGCCTAATTCTTCGAGATACCATTGAACAATCGTCCCTCGCGTTCCAGGGCCGCCATACAGTTTCAACATACCTTATAAGACCTTGTGCGTGTATTCGTGCTGTTTGACATTATCCTCAGTCTGAACGACATTCAGCGCATTTAAGACGCGCTTGCGTTCGGTTGAGAAGTTAAAATCTTGTTTGATCGTGCCTTGGGGAATCAATTCTTGGGCAGAAGGACGACTTTGATAAGTGCGGACTGCGGCGATCGCTCTTTGCACAAAATCTTCACAAAATTGCGCCGTTTCAGGAAATTCCTGCGGTTTATAGATCTTCTCTCCCGCAACCACAGACCCCAGCGTTGTCCCACAAGCCATTGAATAGGACGTGGGAATCCCTTTCACTAATGCTTCCAGCGCAGCAGACGGAATCGGTTCAATCACTTGAACTTCGCGAACCTCGCCTTCCTCTCTCAAAAAGCAGGTGGCTAAACCTACCACCAAATAGTCATCCGCAGAAACATCTGAAGCATTGGGATATACAAATGCAGTGGTCATAAAAACAATAAGCGATTGCTTCAAAAGGGCAAATACTTGACCGATCTACGTTGGATCTTACCGCAGAAGGAACCCGAAAACCGTTTAGCGTT from Desertifilum tharense IPPAS B-1220 harbors:
- a CDS encoding glutathione S-transferase family protein — its product is MLKLYGGPGTRGTIVQWYLEELGVPYESVAVNLRAGEQQQPEFLAINPMGKVPAIADGDFKLWESGAILLYLAEKHGDLPEDLETRSQVLQWVMFANATLGPAIVGEASRDRAMTQLFGPLNQMLEQQPFLLGDRFSVADVALGALLAFFPIMLKIDYSDYPAIGNYVKRLSERPAFANTVGKR